The following coding sequences are from one Eucalyptus grandis isolate ANBG69807.140 chromosome 11, ASM1654582v1, whole genome shotgun sequence window:
- the LOC104425124 gene encoding serine/arginine repetitive matrix protein 1 isoform X2, translating into MSRSGREYLFGGRSGPAGPQSHHRRGHSLVGVTSSRNAAAAADENLDLFSKNRRSISVASSDESSDASSIKLGRLSVGSVAKVARSGLDDLLTSTDGGKHDYDWLLTPPGTPLFPSSDGNESQSNTAVPRSSSNVRSTSTTKVSRLSVSQSETTHSSRPTRSSSVTRPSISTSQYSTYSSNRSSSILNTSSASVSSYTRPSSPLTRSSSAARPSTPSARATASRSSTPSRIRPVSTSSSIEKPRPSQNSRPSTPSSRPQIAANISSTTPRSNSRPSTPTRRSSAPSPSPSAGTSISSGRVLSNGRSGAPASRPSSPSPRLRSPQQPIVPPDFSLETPPNLRTTLPDRPLSAGRSRPGAAVTVKGNSDILGPVNATRRQPSPITTRGRVATAESTGRGRVHANATDIVEPRRSPNSPELGMRKPVKSVTSLSESTGFGRTISKKSLDMAIRHMDIKNGAGGNRALSGTTLFPQSIRSSASKNQSARIFSAPPSINGNGNQHNMNDVVFMENGSRMRTPPVGSEAGSGRYSAKLTEVDIYESSRYDAMLLKEDLKNTNWLHSFDDKSDQGLIFDNGFESLPEPFAPL; encoded by the exons ATGAGCAGGAGCGGCAGGGAGTACCTGTTCGGGGGGAGGAGCGGGCCCGCGGGGCCGCAGAGCCACCACCGGCGCGGGCACAGCCTGGTCGGCGTGACCTCCTCCCgcaacgccgccgccgccgcagacGAGAACCTGGATCTCTTCTCCAAGAACCGCCGGAGCATCTCCGTCGCGTCCTCCGACGAATCCTCCGACG CTTCTTCGATAAAGCTAGGGAGGCTTTCCGTCGGATCAGTGGCGAAAGTGGCGCGCAGCGGGTTGGATGATCTGCTTACATCTACGGATGGAGGGAAGCACGATTACGACTG GCTTCTCACTCCTCCTGGGACTCCTCTATTTCCTTCATCGGATGGAAATGAGTCTCAATCAAACACAGCGGTGCCAAGAAGCAGTTCCAATGTCCGATCAACCTCTACAACCAAGGTCTCCAGG TTATCTGTTTCACAGTCAGAGACCACTCATTCCTCCAGACCTACCAGAAGCAGTTCGGTGACTCGCCCTTCTATCTCTACTTCTCAATATAGCACCTATTCTTCTAATAGATCATCATCAATTCTGAACACCAGCTCAGCCTCAGTCTCATCCTACACCAGACCATCTTCCCCACTTACCCGCTCTTCCTCTGCGGCCAGACCTTCCACCCCATCTGCCCGTGCAACTGCATCACGATCCTCAACTCCTTCAAGAATTCGTCCAGTCTCCACAAGCTCCTCTATTGAAAAACCTCGACCATCACAAAACTCGAGGCCTTCCACTCCAAGTTCAAGGCCACAGATTGCGGCAAATATAAGTTCTACCACTCCTCGATCTAATTCTCGTCCATCTACCCCCACTCGTAGGAGCTCTGCACCTTCCCCATCCCCATCAGCAGGCACGTCAATCTCTAGTGGGCGAGTGCTTTCAAATGGTCGCAGTGGAGCCCCTGCATCAAGACCAAGCTCTCCAAGCCCACGACTTCGATCTCCCCAACAACCTATTGTTCCCCCTGATTTTTCTCTGGAAACGCCACCTAACCTTAGAACCACCTTACCAGACCGGCCACTTTCTGCTGGTAGGTCGCGTCCTGGTGCTGCTGTCACTGTTAAAGGGAACTCAGACATCTTGGGGCCAGTAAACGCAACAAGACGGCAACCATCACCCATTACTACCAGGGGAAGAGTCGCAACTGCAGAGTCCACGGGAAGAGGTCGAGTCCATGCTAACGCGACTGATATAGTCGAGCCCCGTAGATCCCCTAATTCACCAGAGTTGGGAATGAGAAAGCCCGTGAAAAGTGTGACATCTCTTAGTGAGAGCACTGGATTTGGAAGAACTATCTCCAAGAAATCATTAGATATGGCTATCAGGCATATG GATATAAAAAATGGAGCAGGAGGCAACCGGGCACTTTCAGGCACCACCCTTTTTCCTCAGAGTATTCGGTCTTCTGCTTCGAAGAACCAATCAGCTCGCATTTTCAGCGCACCGCCATCCATCAACGGCAATGGCAACCAGCACAACATGAACGACGTAGTCTTTATGGAGAATGGCAGCAGAATGAGAACTCCACCAGTCGGTAGTGAGGCGGGCAGTGGAAGGTACTCTGCCAAATTGACAGAAGTCGATATCTACGAGAGCTCCCGATACGATGCGATGCTGCTCAAAGAGGATTTGAAGAACACAAACTGGCTCCACAGCTTCGACGATAAATCTGATCAGGGACTGATCTTTGATAACGGGTTTGAGTCTCTGCCCGAACCATTCGCTCCCTTATAG
- the LOC104425124 gene encoding serine/arginine repetitive matrix protein 1 isoform X1 produces the protein MSRSGREYLFGGRSGPAGPQSHHRRGHSLVGVTSSRNAAAAADENLDLFSKNRRSISVASSDESSDAASSIKLGRLSVGSVAKVARSGLDDLLTSTDGGKHDYDWLLTPPGTPLFPSSDGNESQSNTAVPRSSSNVRSTSTTKVSRLSVSQSETTHSSRPTRSSSVTRPSISTSQYSTYSSNRSSSILNTSSASVSSYTRPSSPLTRSSSAARPSTPSARATASRSSTPSRIRPVSTSSSIEKPRPSQNSRPSTPSSRPQIAANISSTTPRSNSRPSTPTRRSSAPSPSPSAGTSISSGRVLSNGRSGAPASRPSSPSPRLRSPQQPIVPPDFSLETPPNLRTTLPDRPLSAGRSRPGAAVTVKGNSDILGPVNATRRQPSPITTRGRVATAESTGRGRVHANATDIVEPRRSPNSPELGMRKPVKSVTSLSESTGFGRTISKKSLDMAIRHMDIKNGAGGNRALSGTTLFPQSIRSSASKNQSARIFSAPPSINGNGNQHNMNDVVFMENGSRMRTPPVGSEAGSGRYSAKLTEVDIYESSRYDAMLLKEDLKNTNWLHSFDDKSDQGLIFDNGFESLPEPFAPL, from the exons ATGAGCAGGAGCGGCAGGGAGTACCTGTTCGGGGGGAGGAGCGGGCCCGCGGGGCCGCAGAGCCACCACCGGCGCGGGCACAGCCTGGTCGGCGTGACCTCCTCCCgcaacgccgccgccgccgcagacGAGAACCTGGATCTCTTCTCCAAGAACCGCCGGAGCATCTCCGTCGCGTCCTCCGACGAATCCTCCGACG CAGCTTCTTCGATAAAGCTAGGGAGGCTTTCCGTCGGATCAGTGGCGAAAGTGGCGCGCAGCGGGTTGGATGATCTGCTTACATCTACGGATGGAGGGAAGCACGATTACGACTG GCTTCTCACTCCTCCTGGGACTCCTCTATTTCCTTCATCGGATGGAAATGAGTCTCAATCAAACACAGCGGTGCCAAGAAGCAGTTCCAATGTCCGATCAACCTCTACAACCAAGGTCTCCAGG TTATCTGTTTCACAGTCAGAGACCACTCATTCCTCCAGACCTACCAGAAGCAGTTCGGTGACTCGCCCTTCTATCTCTACTTCTCAATATAGCACCTATTCTTCTAATAGATCATCATCAATTCTGAACACCAGCTCAGCCTCAGTCTCATCCTACACCAGACCATCTTCCCCACTTACCCGCTCTTCCTCTGCGGCCAGACCTTCCACCCCATCTGCCCGTGCAACTGCATCACGATCCTCAACTCCTTCAAGAATTCGTCCAGTCTCCACAAGCTCCTCTATTGAAAAACCTCGACCATCACAAAACTCGAGGCCTTCCACTCCAAGTTCAAGGCCACAGATTGCGGCAAATATAAGTTCTACCACTCCTCGATCTAATTCTCGTCCATCTACCCCCACTCGTAGGAGCTCTGCACCTTCCCCATCCCCATCAGCAGGCACGTCAATCTCTAGTGGGCGAGTGCTTTCAAATGGTCGCAGTGGAGCCCCTGCATCAAGACCAAGCTCTCCAAGCCCACGACTTCGATCTCCCCAACAACCTATTGTTCCCCCTGATTTTTCTCTGGAAACGCCACCTAACCTTAGAACCACCTTACCAGACCGGCCACTTTCTGCTGGTAGGTCGCGTCCTGGTGCTGCTGTCACTGTTAAAGGGAACTCAGACATCTTGGGGCCAGTAAACGCAACAAGACGGCAACCATCACCCATTACTACCAGGGGAAGAGTCGCAACTGCAGAGTCCACGGGAAGAGGTCGAGTCCATGCTAACGCGACTGATATAGTCGAGCCCCGTAGATCCCCTAATTCACCAGAGTTGGGAATGAGAAAGCCCGTGAAAAGTGTGACATCTCTTAGTGAGAGCACTGGATTTGGAAGAACTATCTCCAAGAAATCATTAGATATGGCTATCAGGCATATG GATATAAAAAATGGAGCAGGAGGCAACCGGGCACTTTCAGGCACCACCCTTTTTCCTCAGAGTATTCGGTCTTCTGCTTCGAAGAACCAATCAGCTCGCATTTTCAGCGCACCGCCATCCATCAACGGCAATGGCAACCAGCACAACATGAACGACGTAGTCTTTATGGAGAATGGCAGCAGAATGAGAACTCCACCAGTCGGTAGTGAGGCGGGCAGTGGAAGGTACTCTGCCAAATTGACAGAAGTCGATATCTACGAGAGCTCCCGATACGATGCGATGCTGCTCAAAGAGGATTTGAAGAACACAAACTGGCTCCACAGCTTCGACGATAAATCTGATCAGGGACTGATCTTTGATAACGGGTTTGAGTCTCTGCCCGAACCATTCGCTCCCTTATAG